One region of Streptomyces sp. CG4 genomic DNA includes:
- a CDS encoding ribonuclease BN produces MRRWRRGLHRAWEWLRAGALLEHGRELELMHRAMGFATLALVTLAPLLIVVAAADPLVRGGFASWLTDGMGLSGRSARVVTDVISPPRKVIGTTSVWGAVLLAAFGVAFGGSVQNAYERIWGLAAGPWHRVWRQATWLVVLTGYLYQEVATKEALHGGQRIALSTVSGIAFFWWGQRFLLGGQVRWRALLPGALATVVGLVGLRAFSYLVFTPLIVTNALSYGAVGTVLVVESWLIGVGFVLYGGALFGRWFTEHHWMPAHHRGDEAHKPGRGKY; encoded by the coding sequence GTGAGGCGGTGGCGGCGCGGCCTGCACCGCGCTTGGGAGTGGCTCAGGGCCGGGGCGCTGCTCGAACACGGCCGCGAGCTGGAACTGATGCACCGGGCCATGGGGTTCGCCACCCTCGCGCTGGTGACGCTCGCGCCGCTGCTGATCGTGGTCGCCGCCGCCGATCCGCTGGTGCGGGGCGGTTTCGCCTCCTGGCTCACCGACGGCATGGGGCTGTCCGGGCGGTCCGCGCGCGTGGTCACCGATGTCATCAGCCCGCCGCGCAAGGTCATCGGCACCACCAGCGTCTGGGGTGCCGTCCTGCTGGCCGCCTTCGGCGTGGCCTTCGGCGGCAGCGTGCAGAACGCCTACGAACGGATCTGGGGCCTGGCCGCCGGCCCCTGGCACCGGGTCTGGCGGCAGGCGACCTGGCTGGTGGTGCTCACCGGCTACCTCTACCAGGAGGTGGCGACCAAGGAGGCCCTGCACGGGGGCCAGCGGATCGCGCTGTCCACAGTGAGCGGCATCGCGTTCTTCTGGTGGGGGCAGCGCTTCCTGCTGGGCGGCCAGGTCCGCTGGCGCGCCCTGCTGCCGGGCGCGCTCGCCACCGTCGTCGGGCTGGTCGGCCTGCGCGCCTTCTCCTACCTCGTCTTCACCCCGCTCATCGTCACCAACGCGCTCAGCTACGGCGCGGTCGGCACCGTACTCGTGGTGGAGTCCTGGCTCATCGGCGTCGGCTTCGTCCTCTACGGCGGCGCCCTGTTCGGCCGCTGGTTCACCGAACACCACTGGAT
- a CDS encoding galactosyldiacylglycerol synthase, producing MRTPAEVPSPQPAPPGGRRRPLILSAGMGAGHDTVAAELARRAAAYGHEPQVADVLRLLPYGLGGGLRRSYQASVRHFPWAYAGVYGAFLRGGSGPRPSGVPLARLAGDRLTDLVERLDADVVLSVFHLAAQLTGHLRERGRLWVPSAVFLVDFAVHRQWLHPGNDQYLCLTDGVAAEVRAALGRPAVTTGPAVAPGFRAPAPGAARWRERFAGQAPGRPAVLLSAGAWGAASRPDATARLLAGAGYLPVVLCGRNPRLRGRVARVPGTLALDWVDDMPGLLSAAYALVDNAAGQTAVQALAVGLPVIGYRPLPGHGVDGVRRMSGLGVAELAPDGPGLLVALARLAADGRERAERVARGRALFRGDPMAYVARL from the coding sequence GTGCGTACTCCTGCCGAGGTGCCCTCCCCGCAGCCGGCCCCGCCGGGCGGCCGGCGGCGGCCGCTGATCCTCAGCGCGGGCATGGGGGCCGGTCATGACACCGTGGCCGCCGAACTGGCCCGCCGGGCGGCGGCGTACGGACACGAGCCGCAGGTGGCCGACGTGCTGCGGCTGCTGCCGTACGGCCTGGGCGGCGGGCTGCGCCGCTCCTACCAGGCCTCGGTACGGCACTTCCCGTGGGCGTACGCCGGTGTCTACGGCGCGTTCCTGCGCGGCGGCAGCGGGCCGCGGCCGAGCGGGGTGCCACTGGCCCGGCTCGCCGGTGACCGGCTGACGGACCTGGTGGAGCGGCTGGACGCCGATGTGGTGCTGTCGGTCTTCCATCTGGCGGCGCAGCTCACCGGCCATCTCCGGGAGCGGGGCCGGCTGTGGGTGCCGAGCGCCGTCTTCCTCGTCGACTTCGCCGTGCACCGGCAGTGGCTGCATCCGGGCAACGACCAGTACCTGTGCCTCACGGACGGCGTGGCGGCCGAGGTGCGCGCGGCGCTGGGCAGACCCGCCGTGACGACGGGCCCGGCGGTGGCGCCCGGGTTCCGCGCGCCGGCGCCCGGGGCGGCCCGGTGGCGGGAGCGCTTCGCCGGGCAGGCGCCCGGCCGGCCGGCGGTACTGCTGTCCGCGGGCGCCTGGGGTGCCGCGTCCCGCCCGGACGCCACCGCCCGGCTGCTGGCGGGGGCCGGCTATCTGCCGGTGGTGCTGTGCGGTCGCAACCCGCGGCTGCGGGGGCGGGTGGCCCGGGTGCCCGGGACGCTCGCCCTCGACTGGGTCGACGACATGCCCGGACTGCTGTCCGCCGCGTACGCCCTGGTGGACAACGCGGCCGGCCAGACCGCCGTACAGGCCCTGGCCGTGGGGCTGCCCGTGATCGGGTACCGGCCGCTGCCCGGCCACGGGGTGGACGGGGTCCGGCGGATGTCCGGCCTCGGCGTGGCGGAACTGGCCCCGGACGGGCCGGGGCTGCTCGTGGCCCTCGCCCGGCTCGCGGCGGACGGCCGGGAGCGGGCGGAACGGGTGGCCCGGGGGCGGGCGCTGTTCCGGGGCGATCCGATGGCGTACGTGGCCCGGCTCTGA
- a CDS encoding polysaccharide deacetylase family protein yields MSLRSGRPWRTAAVLAPVAVTAAHIGPAATWLPGVRLLLFPRLAGTGRRRHIALTFDDGPDPVATPRFLDTLDELGVRATFFALGESVVRHPALVRETARRGHELAVHGWTHDRPWRPAPARDAEQVARTVRALHDITGHRPQWYRPPYGILTSGRWLAARRAGLRPVLWSAWGRDWTADATPASVRALVAADLRDGGTVLLHDSDRLAAPGCWRSALGALPGLVRDCREAGLALGPLRDHLPPRTG; encoded by the coding sequence ATGTCCCTGAGGTCCGGTCGTCCCTGGCGGACGGCTGCCGTCCTGGCGCCGGTCGCCGTCACCGCCGCGCACATCGGACCGGCGGCCACCTGGCTCCCGGGCGTACGGCTGCTGCTGTTCCCGCGGCTCGCCGGCACCGGCCGCCGCCGGCACATCGCGCTGACCTTCGACGACGGCCCGGACCCCGTGGCCACGCCGCGCTTCCTCGACACGCTGGACGAACTCGGCGTACGGGCCACCTTCTTCGCGCTCGGCGAGTCCGTGGTGCGCCATCCCGCGCTGGTCCGGGAGACCGCCCGGCGCGGACACGAACTCGCGGTGCACGGCTGGACGCACGACCGCCCCTGGCGCCCGGCCCCCGCCCGGGACGCCGAGCAGGTCGCCCGGACCGTGCGCGCGCTGCACGACATCACCGGCCACCGGCCGCAGTGGTACCGCCCGCCCTACGGGATCCTCACCTCCGGACGCTGGCTGGCCGCCCGGCGGGCCGGGCTGCGGCCGGTGCTGTGGTCGGCGTGGGGCAGGGACTGGACGGCCGACGCCACCCCGGCGTCCGTGCGGGCCCTGGTCGCGGCGGACCTGCGCGACGGCGGCACCGTCCTGCTGCACGACTCCGACCGGCTCGCGGCCCCCGGCTGCTGGCGCTCGGCCCTCGGCGCGCTGCCCGGCCTGGTGCGGGACTGCCGGGAGGCCGGCCTCGCGCTCGGCCCGCTGCGGGACCACCTGCCGCCGCGCACCGGCTGA
- a CDS encoding DMT family transporter, translating into MIAVTVLLALLAALSNASASVLQRRAAVQEPYEDSGAGGAGAAVHRLGRLLRRPYWVAGAALLAVSGLLQAGALAVGSLSLVQPLLATELLFTLVVGGVVFRRRPDLRTWLAFAALAAGLAVFLLAAAPGAGRPTAPPRAWLLGGGGVLGAVVLLVAAARPARGAPRAALLGLASAVCFATTAALLKEAVGRLGQGPAAMFAHWSPYATVGAGIVAFLLLQSAFGAGSLTASQPALTLGDALTSVVLGWVLFAETVHLGLRTLPEAIGIALIGVGSIGLARAPAVRREWDTSDGRHGQGLGERPHRIQR; encoded by the coding sequence ATGATCGCCGTCACGGTGCTGCTCGCCCTGCTCGCCGCCCTCAGCAACGCGTCCGCGTCCGTGCTCCAGCGCCGGGCCGCCGTGCAGGAGCCGTACGAGGACAGCGGGGCCGGCGGAGCGGGGGCCGCCGTGCACCGGCTGGGCCGGCTGCTGCGGCGCCCGTACTGGGTGGCGGGAGCCGCGCTGCTGGCGGTCTCCGGGCTGCTGCAGGCCGGGGCGCTGGCGGTGGGGAGTCTGTCCCTGGTCCAGCCACTGCTCGCCACCGAGCTGCTGTTCACCCTGGTCGTGGGCGGTGTGGTCTTCCGGCGCCGGCCGGACCTGCGCACCTGGCTGGCCTTCGCCGCGCTCGCCGCCGGGCTGGCCGTGTTCCTGCTGGCGGCCGCGCCGGGCGCGGGCCGGCCCACCGCGCCGCCCCGGGCCTGGCTGCTGGGCGGCGGCGGGGTGCTCGGCGCGGTCGTCCTGCTCGTGGCCGCCGCCCGCCCTGCCAGGGGCGCGCCCCGCGCCGCGCTGCTCGGCCTGGCCTCCGCCGTGTGCTTCGCCACCACCGCCGCGCTGCTCAAAGAGGCCGTCGGGCGGCTCGGACAGGGGCCCGCGGCGATGTTCGCGCACTGGTCGCCGTACGCCACGGTCGGCGCCGGAATCGTCGCCTTCCTGCTGCTGCAGAGCGCGTTCGGCGCCGGTTCGCTCACCGCCTCCCAGCCCGCCCTCACCCTCGGCGACGCGCTCACCAGCGTCGTCCTCGGCTGGGTGCTGTTCGCCGAGACCGTCCACCTCGGACTGCGGACGCTGCCGGAGGCGATCGGTATCGCGCTGATCGGGGTGGGCAGTATCGGGCTGGCCCGGGCACCGGCCGTTCGACGGGAGTGGGACACGTCCGACGGCCGCCACGGCCAGGGCCTCGGGGAACGTCCGCATCGAATACAACGGTGA
- a CDS encoding SDR family NAD(P)-dependent oxidoreductase, producing MSHAPPPAGPSNRSGPVATSVPAGSVLPSAGGPAGRGGTALVTGASSGIGAAVARRLAAEGCWRLVLNGRDVTRLAQVAAPLDALALPADLTRPGADRLLTDLVLDHAGRLDLLVASAGVGWAGDFTGMPRARIDEIVGVDLLATLHLVRALLPHMVAAGSGRIVLIGSVAGSVAVRGEAVYSAAKAGLAAFSDALRYELRGTGVGVSHVIPGAVDTPFFDRRGAPYARTWPRAVPPERVADAVWSAVRHGQDEVYVPGWLRFPARVRGVAPGLYRRLAARFG from the coding sequence ATGTCCCACGCCCCGCCCCCCGCAGGACCGTCGAACCGCAGCGGGCCGGTCGCGACCTCCGTCCCGGCGGGCTCCGTGCTCCCCTCCGCCGGGGGCCCGGCAGGCCGGGGCGGCACCGCCCTGGTGACCGGTGCCTCCTCGGGCATCGGCGCCGCCGTCGCCCGTCGGCTGGCCGCCGAGGGATGCTGGCGGCTGGTGCTGAACGGACGCGACGTCACACGCTTGGCGCAGGTGGCCGCTCCGCTCGACGCCCTGGCGCTGCCGGCCGACCTGACCCGGCCGGGCGCCGACCGGCTGCTCACCGATCTCGTCCTGGACCACGCGGGCCGCCTCGACCTGCTGGTGGCGAGCGCCGGCGTGGGCTGGGCCGGTGACTTCACCGGTATGCCCCGCGCCCGCATCGACGAGATCGTCGGCGTCGACCTGCTGGCCACCCTGCACCTGGTGCGGGCCCTGCTGCCCCACATGGTCGCGGCCGGGTCGGGCCGCATCGTGCTCATCGGATCCGTCGCGGGCAGTGTCGCCGTGCGCGGCGAGGCCGTGTACTCCGCCGCCAAGGCCGGCCTGGCCGCCTTCTCCGACGCCCTGCGCTACGAGCTGCGCGGCACCGGGGTGGGCGTCAGCCATGTGATCCCCGGCGCCGTCGACACGCCCTTCTTCGACCGGCGGGGCGCCCCCTACGCCAGGACCTGGCCACGGGCGGTGCCGCCGGAGCGGGTGGCGGACGCCGTCTGGAGCGCCGTCCGGCACGGTCAGGACGAGGTGTACGTCCCCGGCTGGCTGCGGTTTCCCGCCCGTGTGCGCGGCGTCGCGCCCGGGCTGTACCGGCGGCTCGCCGCCCGCTTCGGATGA